Genomic segment of Salminus brasiliensis chromosome 16, fSalBra1.hap2, whole genome shotgun sequence:
TCTGAAGTAAGTCTGACCAAAATACATTTCAAGAAAATCAAAGATAAAGGTTCAGGCTTGCACAAGATAGGAAACTGCTTAAAAAATAGCATGTAAGTGATAGGATCTTCCAGTATAATCTGCAGTAAAATAGCTAAATCATTGCACACAAACACTGCGGGACATGGCTGTCCATTAACTGAGTGTTAAACGACAGAGGAGACTTTTAAAAGGTGAAGAAAGAGCTAAACTTTGAAAAGGCTGTATTAGCTTTGATTGGAAGGCACAACAGTCAACAATATCAACAGCTCTGAATCCAACTGGCCTGTCCAGAAAGCACTGTGTATTTAACAATAAAGAATGCAGGAATAAACAGCAACCATGATTGCTTTGACTacataagaaaaaaaactgtcCCAAAGTTGCCTTTAGGAAGCACATGGTCaacacaaagcagaaacactgaaacattCATCTTACCTCTAGTGTTTCACCTACATCACAGAAACTGATTATATTGGAATCATCTGGGCTTTTCCTCAGAGTGCCAACAGCAGGCAGTGTATTGTCATTGTAGGATCTGATGAATTTGAAGTCACTTGTGTGGGAGCCTGTTGTTAGGTATGCGTCATAATTGTAAGAACTGCGGAGAGTTCCTGCTCCCTCAACCTCCGCATAATTAGGAGGGAGATAGGCACTGGGAATGGCCACTGCTCCATCAAATAACAGTCTGGGCTTTCTTCTGTGGCAAAATCTCAACGATAGGATCAGGATAATGAATGTCAGAAAGAAGGTGGACACCGAAACAAGTGCGATAATCAAATATGATGTTAGTTTGGAGTTGCTCTCTTCATAAGTCATGTCCTTAAGTTCTGGAACTTCAGCGAGGTTATCAGAAATGAGTAAATTCACAGAACAGGTTGCAGAGAGAGGAGGCTGTCCATGATCATTCACTGATATAACAAGGTTCTGCTTCATGCTGTCAGATTCAGTAACATCCCGCTGTGCCCTGATCTCTCCACTGTGGAGACCAATGGTGAAAAGTCCTGGATCTGTACACTTGATAATGTGGTAGGACAGCCAAGCATTCTGTCCAGAGTCAGCATCCACAGCGATCACCTTGGAGACCAAAGAGCCTGACAGAGCAGCTTTGGGGACCATCTCAGTCATTAAAGACTTCCCCTCTGGAGCAGGGTATAATATCTGTGGAGAGTTATCATTCTCATCTGTTatgaacacactcacagtcgTGTTGCTGCTGAGTGGAGGAGAACCGTTGTCTCTGGCTACAACCTGGACTTTGAAGCTTCTGAACTGTTCATAATCAAATGACCTCGCAGCATGGATCACCCCTGTGTCTGCATTTACAGACAGAAATGAGGACACTGGTACACCGTTGACCTCACTGGATACCAGAGAATACAGCACGGTACCGTTTTGCCTCCAGTCTGGATCTCTTGCAGTAACAGAACAAACAGAGGTGCCGGGTTTGTTATTCTCACCAACATAAGCTTTGTATCCCTGCTCTTTAAATACAGGGAAGTTGTCGTTAACATCTGCAACAGATAACTGTATGACCTTAGAAGAAGATAATGGTGGAGTACCTTCATCAGTGGCTGTTACTGTTATGTTGTAATCTGCTATCAGTTCTCGGTCAAGTTCGCCGGTAGTCACAATtgaaaaataattcttaattgAAGGAATTAACTTGAATGGAACATCTTGCTGAATGAAACAACggacttgtttgttttttcctgtgTCTTTATCCTGGATATTAATTATGCCAACTTCGGTGCCTGGTGCTGCATTTTCAGGGACTAAATTTTGAACAGATTTGAGAAATATTGCTGGTGCATTGTCATTCACATCAGCTACTTCCACGATGACGCTCGCAAATGAAGCTAGCCCAGACCCATCCTTACCTTGTATATTAAGTTCAAACCTCGACTCTCTCTCAAAATCCACCTGCCCGTCTAAAATAATATCCCCTGTTTTCGGATTCAATTTGAATAATCTGTTTAACTCCTCGGATATGTGTCCAAATTCATAAGTCACTAGACCGTTCGGACCTTCGTCAGCATCTGTTGCTGTAACCGTCGCCACAACAGTGCCTGAAGCAGAATTTTCAGGTAgatttactttatatatattctGACTAAACACTGGTACGTTGTCATTAGCGTCTAGAACTGTAACGCGAATAGCTGCACTGCCAGATCTCTGTGGGCTTCCACCATCTTTCGCAATGAGTATCAGTGTCAGTTCCTGCTGTTGTTCACGATCTAGCTCTTTCTTTAACACCAATTCTCCAAACATCCCCCCACCTGCTTTGGCATGGAAATCAAAATTAAAGTGTTCATTATTTTGCAGCAAATAGCTTTGGACCGCATTAAGACCAATATCTGCATCGTAGGCACCATTCACAGCAAAACGAGCACCTTTGATTGCTGATTCTCGAATCTCAAATTTGATAATATCGCTTGCAAACGACGGAGAATTATCGTTAATGTCTTGTACCTCTATCACCACATGATGTAGTTCTAATGGATTTTCTagaattatttcatattttaaaaaacatgCGGTCTTTGCCCCGCAAATCTCCTCTCTGTCAATTCTCTCTGCAACGACCAGATCACCGGAGCTCAAAACATCACAGTAAATTTTGCCATCATCGTCGACATCCAAACGTGCCTTGCGTGTCGATAACACCTTAGCGTTTAACCCGATGTCATTGGCAATATTTCCAATCACATATCCAATTTTCGTCTCTTCTGAAACAGAGTAGTTTATTTCTCCATGGACGATGCGTAGAAATCCAACAAGGAATCCCAGCAGTCCGACGAGAAACGAAGGACGGCTCTGTCTTCCGAATTCCATTTTTTATATGTGAAAAGCCTTGAAAAGTCGTCTGCACTCGCGTCTATGTATACAAACCGTGAAAGCGCGATACCTcgaaaatgattcagtacaacCAACGACAAGCACCAATTTTGTAGTAATGTGATTCCACCCTCTGCCCATTTTAGTAAAATGGCCTTGTGGTAGGTGGAAAGTCACTGCTTTGTCCCAACGCAGGCGAGTAGCGACGCTCTGCGCATTTTTAGGAAACTGCATGGCGAAAAAGGAAACCACTTAACAGGGAATCCTTTCAACACTTCACTATAGCTTTGAACAATGTCTATCATTTCTCATATATTCACACCAGGTATTGCCAAATCCATTCGACACACGGAGAAACACAAACAGAGGTAAAGACATTTAAATATAgcttacaaataaaaaagtacatATCTTACATTAGTTACCTGACCAAAAACTAATCTGCACTAACACTTGTCAAAAGCAAGCACACTCACAGTCTCTAGTGCTGTCCGCTAAACCGTGGTGCTGAAATGAATGTAAGAATGCTTCATAGATGAAAGGACAGACACGATTTAACAAATATGTCCGACAGCAACCACCTACTTAATAATGCAACCAAGCCTCATTCTATGCTGAGAGTGTATTTTATTCCACCAAGAGAATGCAAAGCTAAATCAGTGTTTAaggttaaaatgatttttaacctttaaaTTCTAGCAGAACAAAAACCTACTTTTTGACAAGCTTTGGCAGCTGAACACCCATCAGGGACTACAATT
This window contains:
- the LOC140537170 gene encoding protocadherin gamma-A11-like isoform X38; this encodes MEFGRQSRPSFLVGLLGFLVGFLRIVHGEINYSVSEETKIGYVIGNIANDIGLNAKVLSTRKARLDVDDDGKIYCDVLSSGDLVVAERIDREEICGAKTACFLKYEIILENPLELHHVVIEVQDINDNSPSFASDIIKFEIRESAIKGARFAVNGAYDADIGLNAVQSYLLQNNEHFNFDFHAKAGGGMFGELVLKKELDREQQQELTLILIAKDGGSPQRSGSAAIRVTVLDANDNVPVFSQNIYKVNLPENSASGTVVATVTATDADEGPNGLVTYEFGHISEELNRLFKLNPKTGDIILDGQVDFERESRFELNIQGKDGSGLASFASVIVEVADVNDNAPAIFLKSVQNLVPENAAPGTEVGIINIQDKDTGKNKQVRCFIQQDVPFKLIPSIKNYFSIVTTGELDRELIADYNITVTATDEGTPPLSSSKVIQLSVADVNDNFPVFKEQGYKAYVGENNKPGTSVCSVTARDPDWRQNGTVLYSLVSSEVNGVPVSSFLSVNADTGVIHAARSFDYEQFRSFKVQVVARDNGSPPLSSNTTVSVFITDENDNSPQILYPAPEGKSLMTEMVPKAALSGSLVSKVIAVDADSGQNAWLSYHIIKCTDPGLFTIGLHSGEIRAQRDVTESDSMKQNLVISVNDHGQPPLSATCSVNLLISDNLAEVPELKDMTYEESNSKLTSYLIIALVSVSTFFLTFIILILSLRFCHRRKPRLLFDGAVAIPSAYLPPNYAEVEGAGTLRSSYNYDAYLTTGSHTSDFKFIRSYNDNTLPAVGTLRKSPDDSNIISFCDVGETLEQKPPNNDWRLPPNQRPGPSGAGARPEEAGAGAVGGTGPWPNPPTEAEQLQALMAAANEVSEATATLGPRYNAQYVPDYRQNVYIPGSTATLTANPQQQMPQQALPPPQALPPAEAPKAAPTPASKKKATKKDKK
- the LOC140537170 gene encoding protocadherin gamma-A11-like isoform X19; amino-acid sequence: MEFGRQSRPSFLVGLLGFLVGFLRIVHGEINYSVSEETKIGYVIGNIANDIGLNAKVLSTRKARLDVDDDGKIYCDVLSSGDLVVAERIDREEICGAKTACFLKYEIILENPLELHHVVIEVQDINDNSPSFASDIIKFEIRESAIKGARFAVNGAYDADIGLNAVQSYLLQNNEHFNFDFHAKAGGGMFGELVLKKELDREQQQELTLILIAKDGGSPQRSGSAAIRVTVLDANDNVPVFSQNIYKVNLPENSASGTVVATVTATDADEGPNGLVTYEFGHISEELNRLFKLNPKTGDIILDGQVDFERESRFELNIQGKDGSGLASFASVIVEVADVNDNAPAIFLKSVQNLVPENAAPGTEVGIINIQDKDTGKNKQVRCFIQQDVPFKLIPSIKNYFSIVTTGELDRELIADYNITVTATDEGTPPLSSSKVIQLSVADVNDNFPVFKEQGYKAYVGENNKPGTSVCSVTARDPDWRQNGTVLYSLVSSEVNGVPVSSFLSVNADTGVIHAARSFDYEQFRSFKVQVVARDNGSPPLSSNTTVSVFITDENDNSPQILYPAPEGKSLMTEMVPKAALSGSLVSKVIAVDADSGQNAWLSYHIIKCTDPGLFTIGLHSGEIRAQRDVTESDSMKQNLVISVNDHGQPPLSATCSVNLLISDNLAEVPELKDMTYEESNSKLTSYLIIALVSVSTFFLTFIILILSLRFCHRRKPRLLFDGAVAIPSAYLPPNYAEVEGAGTLRSSYNYDAYLTTGSHTSDFKFIRSYNDNTLPAVGTLRKSPDDSNIISFCDVGETLEQKPPNNDWRLPPNQRPGPSGQHRFHTLQQRWTPYEKSRAGARPEEAGAGAVGGTGPWPNPPTEAEQLQALMAAANEVSEATATLGPRYNAQYVPDYRQNVYIPGSTATLTANPQQQMPQQALPPPQALPPAEAPKAAPTPASKKKATKKDKK